In a genomic window of Quercus lobata isolate SW786 chromosome 4, ValleyOak3.0 Primary Assembly, whole genome shotgun sequence:
- the LOC115985571 gene encoding uncharacterized protein LOC115985571, with product MLGPEIVQQTIDKIQVIKEWLQTAQSRQKSHVDVRRRKLEFQVGDHVFLRISPTKGVMRFGFRGKLSPRFVGPFEVLERMGKVAYRLALPPSLSGVHNVFHVSMLRKYIPDPGHVVDYEPLKLRDDLTYEEQPVKIVDTKEQELKHRTIHYVKVQWRNQSVRKATWELEDEMKEKYPYLFEDSGGQGFLSPLVTGLLPELLLNVFIAKISEVTDIEAEVP from the exons ATGTTGGGTCCTGAGATTGTACAACAAACAATAGATAAAATTCAAGTGATTAAAGAGTGGCTCCAAACAGCTCAAAGTAGGCAGAAGAGTCATGTAGATGTTAGAAGAAGGAAATTAGAGTTCCAAGTGGGTGATCATGTGTTCTTGAGGATTTCACCTACTAAAGGAGTTATGAGATTTGGTTTTCGAGGTAAGTTGAGCCCTCGTTTTGTAGGACCTTTTGAAGTCTTGGAGAGGATGGGTAAAGTTGCTTATAGGCTTGCCTTACCACCTTCTTTATCAGGGGTACACAATGTTTTCCATGTCTCAATGTTAAGGAAATATATTCCAGACCCCGGTCATGTAGTAGATTATGAGCCTCTAAAATTAAGAGATGATTTAACTTATGAAGAGCAACCAGTTAAAATTGTGGACACGAAGGAGCAAGAGTTGAAGCATCGTACCATACATTATGTCAAGGTTCAATGGAGGAACCAGTCTGTGAGAAAGGCTACATGGGAGTTAGAAGATGAAATGAAGGAGAAATACCCATATCTTTTTGAGGACTCAG GTGGGCAAGGGTTTCTCAGCCCACTGGTGACTGGACTACTGCCT GAGTTATTACTGAATGTGTTTATTGCAAAAATTTCTGAAGTCACTGACATAGAGGCAGAAGTTCCATAA